TGTCGCATCTTCTCTATGGTGATGCAACAAGTTGATAAAGATATCCGATAAGTTTGTGGTTAAAGCGGATGTCAAAGACGTATGGTCCGTCGTGAGCAACATGCCTGAAGTTGTTTCATGCTTTCCGAACGTGCAGAAGATTGAGACACTAAGCGATGGTAGCGTGAAGGTTACGTTTAGGGTTGATATCTCTGGTGCCGAAGATAAGAGTTTAACTTCGTATCTTTCTAGAATTACCGGTAAGATGGATGTAAAGTATACAGAGTTGAATCCCATGAAATCTTTAAAGGTGAACGCAAAAGGCTCTGTCGCAGGCGCAAAAGTTTTTGTAAACTTATCAGTTAACCTATCTAGCCTTGCAGACGGCTCTACGCAGGTTGCTTATGACGTAGAAGCGGATGCTGGCATGTTGGCGAAGCTATTCAGCATGGGTCTAATACATAAGATAATCGAGAGCAATGCTTCTGCATTCATAAAGAAATTCAAAACAATGCTTGAGAAGAGTGTGTAAAAACGTTTGCCAACAAGAATAGCAGAGTTGCTAGCTAAGCGGTTAAGACCTGTTGGTGAGCTGCTACCGCATAGTAGCTCTGCCGCGGTTATGCTGATGCTGTTTCTGAATAACAGCGACCTCGAGGTGCTTTTCGTAAAACGCAAGGACGACCCTAACGATCCCTGGTCAGGTCAAGTGGCGTTGCCTGGAGGACGCCGAAAACCTTCAGACAATTCTATACTGGAAACTGCCGTTAGAGAGACGTTCGAGGAAGTTGGAATAATGGTAGATCCTAGAAGAACGGTACTCGGCGCTTTGCCGGACGTAAGCTCTTTGAGAAATCCCGATATACTGGTAACACCTTTCGTCGCCCTTCTAGAAGAAAAACGACCGGTCAAGCTTTCTTCAGAACTCTCTGACTACTTCTGGGCATCCATTAAAGACCTGAGGAAAGATGAGGTCAAAGTTAGCTTACAAAACGGTGAAACGAAAACAGTTAAGGCATACGTTTATGGAGTCTACGTGATATGGGGGCTAACCGCGCAGATAATCGACTCGCTTCTAAAAATTTTAGAAGATTGAATCTCGGATCTGAGCGCGTTCTAATCGCCTAAACATGAACTAGAATTTTATGCGAATATACGCCCGGATGTTTCGAAAAATTTAAAGAAAGAAAAGGATATCTTCAAGATTTCCACCAGTTTGTGACGCGATGAAGATAACGAAGAGGGAAGTGGTAACACTTTCTCTGGTCGCGCTGGAGGCTATGATTATCTACGTGATAATTTACGTTGCGCTAATGTGATGGAGAATGCTAAAATACCCGAAACGAAAAGTCTTATGTCGATGAACTGGATGACTGTTGTAGGTCTAATCCTGCTTCTCGTGGGCGCACTTATAATATTGATGGCAATAGGTTTTCTAAGACGCCTGAGCGGTGGTGGAAAGGCCCAGTTTGGCGGCGTAGTTCTCCTAGGGCCGATACCGATAGTCTTCGGTGATAAAAACCTAGCCAGCATCCTTTTAGTTGTTGCGGTGGTACTTGCTATAACGTTTATGGTAATTGCCTTCTTTCTTTATTAGATAACGCTTCAAGCAACAGGATGCGAGGCGATTCGTATGGAAGGTTCCATGAAACAAACCCCGTTGAGCGCTTTCGTGCTGCTAACAATAGGCATATTTCTAATCTTTCTTGCGGTGTTCTTGATAATCGTAGGTACGTTATTTGTCCTGCCTACAGATGTAAAGGGCGGCGCTCTGTTCTTAATAGGGCCGTTCCCACTCATACTGACGTTCGATAACGTTGCACCTTGGATAATGGTGCTCCTGCTCGTCTTACTCATCCTAGTACCTCTGCTACTTATCGTGATATGGTTAAAGTATGGCAGTGTGAAACAAACAAACACCGAGGTGTAGATATGCTAACCAGGCGCCGTTTCATTATAATGTCTTCCCTGATCGTTGTCGGAGCATGTCTAACCGTAGGCTACGCAACCACGAAAGAACTCGAGGTAACGCGTATAAATCTCGGCCTAAATAGGAAAGTTGTTTTCTTGACGGACCTACATCTACACGAAATTGATGATGTTAAGGAGAAAGTTTTGAACATTGTAGCGAAGGAGCAACCCGATGCCATTCTTCTAGGAGGAGATACTGTGGATTCTCTAACCTTTAACATGGATGTTGTAAACAAGTACTTTTCGAACCTGGAAGCAAGGGAAAAGTTCGCCGTTATGGGGAATCATGAATATTGGAGCGGCAAGGCTGGAGAGCTTGCGAGAATTTTAAAGGAGAATGGTTTCGTCATCCTCAAGGACGCATCAGCACAAGCATCCTTTGGAAAGATATACGGCTTCGACTGGAAGGAAGATAGGAGGTATCCCGAGCTCAGGTTCGAAGGTTTAGTGATCGTTCACGATCCGAACGCCGCTTTGAGCATCCTAGACGCGCAGGCCGTATTGGCTGGGCATACACATGGAGGCATAATTATCGCTGGACAACCTATCTACTCGAACTCGGTTTACGTAAGGGGGCTCTACAGGCTTAAGGACAACAACATCCTCTACGTTTCGAGAGGCTTGGGTCAGATGTTTCCGTTTAGGTACACTTCACCGTTAGAACTTGTAATCACCGAATAGGTATTAATGGTGGCTGTCAGACAAGGCTTAAATTGTAGCCGAAGTAAACAAAATATGGAAGGAGGTTAAGGATCTGCGGTTCTGTCCAGATTGTGGCGGAACGATGTTCTACGATAGGGAAACCAGACAATATGTGTGCAATAGTTGTGGTGTTTCTTACACTTTACAAGAACTTGTGATGATAAAAGAAAAGAGGATGTCGCTCAGAGAGGAGCAGGAAAGAAAAAAGCGACAAAAAGAAGAGTATCTGGAGTGGTGGCTCAGTAAGAAGAAATGACGCACTGGATTTAATCGTGAACGATCACAATATCATCCGATGGGCGGACATCTTTAGGTTTCCAAAACGGCTCCCTTAGATAAACTGCCTTAAGGAACAACCTTTCGAGCTCCTCGTTAGAAGCACCGTTTCTCATCGGCGTTAAAAAATCAACGTGGTTGTCGTCCCTCATCAAGCAAGGCTTAAACTTTCCGTCGTGCGTTATCCTAATCCTCGAATCGTTCATACAAAAATCGTAATTCATCATCGGCCTTACGAACTCTACCCAAACGTTTTCTGGTAAAAGATATTGTCGTCTCATTTGCAGTTTACGCGTTACACATTTTATTGCCCTGCCTTTCAAGGCTTCCTCGATGGGTTCGAGGTTGTAATAATACTTTTGGAAAAAATCAGCATTAGACGCACCACCTTCGTGAACAAGTTCTATCAACTGGAGTATGCAGTTCTCGCGTCCTAGATTTTTTATGAATTTTATCATGTCCTCGACCTCATCCTCGTTAACACCTTTCATGACAACAACGTTAAGCTTCACGACTTCCATACCGGCATCCAATGCTGCCTTTATCGCATCGATGGTGTACTGTAACCTCTTTCCATCGTCAACCGGTCCCGTGCCGACTATCCAGCAAAACTTCTGTGCGTTTACGCTATGTAGGCTGATGTTTACCCTTTTTAAACCAGCATTCCGTAACCTACTTGCAAGCTGCGGGAACCTTGTACCGTTCGTCGTCATAGATATGTCGTTGAATCCTAGGTTACGTAGTCTATCGATTATGTCTATTATGTCGTTTCTTAGCATAGGTTCGCCGCCGGTCAGCTTAACGCTTTT
The window above is part of the Aigarchaeota archaeon genome. Proteins encoded here:
- a CDS encoding SRPBCC domain-containing protein; the encoded protein is MIKISDKFVVKADVKDVWSVVSNMPEVVSCFPNVQKIETLSDGSVKVTFRVDISGAEDKSLTSYLSRITGKMDVKYTELNPMKSLKVNAKGSVAGAKVFVNLSVNLSSLADGSTQVAYDVEADAGMLAKLFSMGLIHKIIESNASAFIKKFKTMLEKSV
- a CDS encoding DUF131 domain-containing protein, whose translation is MENAKIPETKSLMSMNWMTVVGLILLLVGALIILMAIGFLRRLSGGGKAQFGGVVLLGPIPIVFGDKNLASILLVVAVVLAITFMVIAFFLY
- a CDS encoding metallophosphoesterase, whose amino-acid sequence is MSSLIVVGACLTVGYATTKELEVTRINLGLNRKVVFLTDLHLHEIDDVKEKVLNIVAKEQPDAILLGGDTVDSLTFNMDVVNKYFSNLEAREKFAVMGNHEYWSGKAGELARILKENGFVILKDASAQASFGKIYGFDWKEDRRYPELRFEGLVIVHDPNAALSILDAQAVLAGHTHGGIIIAGQPIYSNSVYVRGLYRLKDNNILYVSRGLGQMFPFRYTSPLELVITE
- a CDS encoding FYDLN acid domain-containing protein, whose protein sequence is MRFCPDCGGTMFYDRETRQYVCNSCGVSYTLQELVMIKEKRMSLREEQERKKRQKEEYLEWWLSKKK
- a CDS encoding CoA pyrophosphatase, coding for MPTRIAELLAKRLRPVGELLPHSSSAAVMLMLFLNNSDLEVLFVKRKDDPNDPWSGQVALPGGRRKPSDNSILETAVRETFEEVGIMVDPRRTVLGALPDVSSLRNPDILVTPFVALLEEKRPVKLSSELSDYFWASIKDLRKDEVKVSLQNGETKTVKAYVYGVYVIWGLTAQIIDSLLKILED